In one Papio anubis isolate 15944 chromosome 11, Panubis1.0, whole genome shotgun sequence genomic region, the following are encoded:
- the TBATA gene encoding protein TBATA isoform X10, with product MATDVQLAEYPLMSPKAKLKPEKKSGRKPRSPGNSRPQKELVIPGIVDFERIRQALRTPKPQTPGTYCFGRLSHHSFFSRHHPHPQHVTHIQGLTGKPVCVVRDSPAPLPESTVFSGCQMGMPTVSAPIGDPQSNRNPQLSSGPCPLLPEAWKKELKDLASRVAFFTKEDELKKKEQKEEEEEPLREQGAKYSAETGRLIPASTRAVGRRRSHQGQQSQSSGRDERVQAFALQDQELLVLELLCQILETDSLSAIQFWLLYAPPKEKDLALGLLQTAVAQLLPQPLVSIPTEKLLNQLQDVHQPPQEKQEPPCSQSLKKTKLSPFSKSEKPEYIGEAQVLRMHSSQNTEEKTSKPRAES from the exons ATGGCTACAGATGTTCAATTGGCTGAATATCCACTGATGAG TCCAAAGGCTAAGCTGAAACCCGAGAAGAAGTCAGGACGCAAGCCAAGGAGCCCCGGGAACAGTCGGCCACAGAAAGAACTGGTGATCCCAGGGATTGTGGATTTCGAGCGGATCCGCCAGGCATTGAGGACCCCCaagccccaaactcctggcacCTACTGCTTTGGACGCCTCAGTCACCACTCCTTCTTCTCCCGGCACCACCCACACCCTCAGCATGTGACCCACATCCAAG GTCTCACCGGGAAGCCTGTTTGTGTCGTCAGGGACTCTCCAGCCCCCTTGCCTGAGTCAACTGTCTTTTCCGGCTGTCAAATGGGGATGCCAACCGTCTCTGCCCCCATTGGAGACCCACAGTCTAATCGGAACCCCCAGCTTTCTTCTG GACCTTGTCCCCTCCTCCCAGAAGCCTGGAAGAAGGAGTTGAAGGACCTGGCTTCCCGGGTGGCCTTCTTCACCAAGGAGGATGAGCTGAAGAAGAAAGAG cagaaggaggaggaggaggagcctcTGCGGGAGCAGGGCGCAAAGTACTCAGCGGAGACTGGGAGGCTCATCCCCGCTTCCACTCGGGCTGTTGGCCGCCGCAGATCCCACCAGGGCCAGCAGAGTCAGTCTTCCGGCAGAGATGAAAGAGTCCAGGCCTTCGCCCTTCAGGATCAGGAGCTGCTG GTCCTGGAGCTCCTGTGTCAGATCCTGGAAACAGACTCGCTAAGCGCGATCCAGTTCTGGCTGCTCTACGCTCCGCCCAAGG AAAAAGACCTTGCTCTGGGACTCCTGCAGACAGCAGTGGCTCagctccttccccagcccctagTCTCCATCCCTACAGAAAAGCTCCTAAACCAGCTCCAAGATGTGCACCAACCTCCTCAAGAGAAGCAAGAGCCACCCTGCAG TCAATCCCTGAAGAAAACGAAGTTGTCACCTTTTTCAAAAAGCGAAAAACCAG AGTACATTGGAGAAGCTCAAGTCCTCCGGATGCATTCAAGCCAGAACACAGAGGAGAAGACATCGAAGCCAAGGGCAGAGAGCTGA
- the TBATA gene encoding protein TBATA isoform X12 translates to MATDVQLAEYPLMSPKAKLKPEKKSGRKPRSPGNSRPQKELVIPGIVDFERIRQALRTPKPQTPGTYCFGRLSHHSFFSRHHPHPQHVTHIQGLTGKPVCVVRDSPAPLPESTVFSGCQMGMPTVSAPIGDPQSNRNPQLSSEAWKKELKDLASRVAFFTKEDELKKKEQKEEEEEPLREQGAKYSAETGRLIPASTRAVGRRRSHQGQQSQSSGRDERVQAFALQDQELLVLELLCQILETDSLSAIQFWLLYAPPKEKDLALGLLQTAVAQLLPQPLVSIPTEKLLNQLQDVHQPPQEKQEPPCSQSLKKTKLSPFSKSEKPEYIGEAQVLRMHSSQNTEEKTSKPRAES, encoded by the exons ATGGCTACAGATGTTCAATTGGCTGAATATCCACTGATGAG TCCAAAGGCTAAGCTGAAACCCGAGAAGAAGTCAGGACGCAAGCCAAGGAGCCCCGGGAACAGTCGGCCACAGAAAGAACTGGTGATCCCAGGGATTGTGGATTTCGAGCGGATCCGCCAGGCATTGAGGACCCCCaagccccaaactcctggcacCTACTGCTTTGGACGCCTCAGTCACCACTCCTTCTTCTCCCGGCACCACCCACACCCTCAGCATGTGACCCACATCCAAG GTCTCACCGGGAAGCCTGTTTGTGTCGTCAGGGACTCTCCAGCCCCCTTGCCTGAGTCAACTGTCTTTTCCGGCTGTCAAATGGGGATGCCAACCGTCTCTGCCCCCATTGGAGACCCACAGTCTAATCGGAACCCCCAGCTTTCTTCTG AAGCCTGGAAGAAGGAGTTGAAGGACCTGGCTTCCCGGGTGGCCTTCTTCACCAAGGAGGATGAGCTGAAGAAGAAAGAG cagaaggaggaggaggaggagcctcTGCGGGAGCAGGGCGCAAAGTACTCAGCGGAGACTGGGAGGCTCATCCCCGCTTCCACTCGGGCTGTTGGCCGCCGCAGATCCCACCAGGGCCAGCAGAGTCAGTCTTCCGGCAGAGATGAAAGAGTCCAGGCCTTCGCCCTTCAGGATCAGGAGCTGCTG GTCCTGGAGCTCCTGTGTCAGATCCTGGAAACAGACTCGCTAAGCGCGATCCAGTTCTGGCTGCTCTACGCTCCGCCCAAGG AAAAAGACCTTGCTCTGGGACTCCTGCAGACAGCAGTGGCTCagctccttccccagcccctagTCTCCATCCCTACAGAAAAGCTCCTAAACCAGCTCCAAGATGTGCACCAACCTCCTCAAGAGAAGCAAGAGCCACCCTGCAG TCAATCCCTGAAGAAAACGAAGTTGTCACCTTTTTCAAAAAGCGAAAAACCAG AGTACATTGGAGAAGCTCAAGTCCTCCGGATGCATTCAAGCCAGAACACAGAGGAGAAGACATCGAAGCCAAGGGCAGAGAGCTGA
- the TBATA gene encoding protein TBATA isoform X14, with protein sequence MATDVQLAEYPLMSPKAKLKPEKKSGRKPRSPGNSRPQKELVIPGIVDFERIRQALRTPKPQTPGTYCFGRLSHHSFFSRHHPHPQHVTHIQGLTGKPVCVVRDSPAPLPESTVFSGCQMGMPTVSAPIGDPQSNRNPQLSSAWKKELKDLASRVAFFTKEDELKKKEKEEEEEPLREQGAKYSAETGRLIPASTRAVGRRRSHQGQQSQSSGRDERVQAFALQDQELLVLELLCQILETDSLSAIQFWLLYAPPKEKDLALGLLQTAVAQLLPQPLVSIPTEKLLNQLQDVHQPPQEKQEPPCSQSLKKTKLSPFSKSEKPEYIGEAQVLRMHSSQNTEEKTSKPRAES encoded by the exons ATGGCTACAGATGTTCAATTGGCTGAATATCCACTGATGAG TCCAAAGGCTAAGCTGAAACCCGAGAAGAAGTCAGGACGCAAGCCAAGGAGCCCCGGGAACAGTCGGCCACAGAAAGAACTGGTGATCCCAGGGATTGTGGATTTCGAGCGGATCCGCCAGGCATTGAGGACCCCCaagccccaaactcctggcacCTACTGCTTTGGACGCCTCAGTCACCACTCCTTCTTCTCCCGGCACCACCCACACCCTCAGCATGTGACCCACATCCAAG GTCTCACCGGGAAGCCTGTTTGTGTCGTCAGGGACTCTCCAGCCCCCTTGCCTGAGTCAACTGTCTTTTCCGGCTGTCAAATGGGGATGCCAACCGTCTCTGCCCCCATTGGAGACCCACAGTCTAATCGGAACCCCCAGCTTTCTTCTG CCTGGAAGAAGGAGTTGAAGGACCTGGCTTCCCGGGTGGCCTTCTTCACCAAGGAGGATGAGCTGAAGAAGAAAGAG aaggaggaggaggaggagcctcTGCGGGAGCAGGGCGCAAAGTACTCAGCGGAGACTGGGAGGCTCATCCCCGCTTCCACTCGGGCTGTTGGCCGCCGCAGATCCCACCAGGGCCAGCAGAGTCAGTCTTCCGGCAGAGATGAAAGAGTCCAGGCCTTCGCCCTTCAGGATCAGGAGCTGCTG GTCCTGGAGCTCCTGTGTCAGATCCTGGAAACAGACTCGCTAAGCGCGATCCAGTTCTGGCTGCTCTACGCTCCGCCCAAGG AAAAAGACCTTGCTCTGGGACTCCTGCAGACAGCAGTGGCTCagctccttccccagcccctagTCTCCATCCCTACAGAAAAGCTCCTAAACCAGCTCCAAGATGTGCACCAACCTCCTCAAGAGAAGCAAGAGCCACCCTGCAG TCAATCCCTGAAGAAAACGAAGTTGTCACCTTTTTCAAAAAGCGAAAAACCAG AGTACATTGGAGAAGCTCAAGTCCTCCGGATGCATTCAAGCCAGAACACAGAGGAGAAGACATCGAAGCCAAGGGCAGAGAGCTGA
- the TBATA gene encoding protein TBATA isoform X13, with protein MATDVQLAEYPLMSPKAKLKPEKKSGRKPRSPGNSRPQKELVIPGIVDFERIRQALRTPKPQTPGTYCFGRLSHHSFFSRHHPHPQHVTHIQGLTGKPVCVVRDSPAPLPESTVFSGCQMGMPTVSAPIGDPQSNRNPQLSSEAWKKELKDLASRVAFFTKEDELKKKEKEEEEEPLREQGAKYSAETGRLIPASTRAVGRRRSHQGQQSQSSGRDERVQAFALQDQELLVLELLCQILETDSLSAIQFWLLYAPPKEKDLALGLLQTAVAQLLPQPLVSIPTEKLLNQLQDVHQPPQEKQEPPCSQSLKKTKLSPFSKSEKPEYIGEAQVLRMHSSQNTEEKTSKPRAES; from the exons ATGGCTACAGATGTTCAATTGGCTGAATATCCACTGATGAG TCCAAAGGCTAAGCTGAAACCCGAGAAGAAGTCAGGACGCAAGCCAAGGAGCCCCGGGAACAGTCGGCCACAGAAAGAACTGGTGATCCCAGGGATTGTGGATTTCGAGCGGATCCGCCAGGCATTGAGGACCCCCaagccccaaactcctggcacCTACTGCTTTGGACGCCTCAGTCACCACTCCTTCTTCTCCCGGCACCACCCACACCCTCAGCATGTGACCCACATCCAAG GTCTCACCGGGAAGCCTGTTTGTGTCGTCAGGGACTCTCCAGCCCCCTTGCCTGAGTCAACTGTCTTTTCCGGCTGTCAAATGGGGATGCCAACCGTCTCTGCCCCCATTGGAGACCCACAGTCTAATCGGAACCCCCAGCTTTCTTCTG AAGCCTGGAAGAAGGAGTTGAAGGACCTGGCTTCCCGGGTGGCCTTCTTCACCAAGGAGGATGAGCTGAAGAAGAAAGAG aaggaggaggaggaggagcctcTGCGGGAGCAGGGCGCAAAGTACTCAGCGGAGACTGGGAGGCTCATCCCCGCTTCCACTCGGGCTGTTGGCCGCCGCAGATCCCACCAGGGCCAGCAGAGTCAGTCTTCCGGCAGAGATGAAAGAGTCCAGGCCTTCGCCCTTCAGGATCAGGAGCTGCTG GTCCTGGAGCTCCTGTGTCAGATCCTGGAAACAGACTCGCTAAGCGCGATCCAGTTCTGGCTGCTCTACGCTCCGCCCAAGG AAAAAGACCTTGCTCTGGGACTCCTGCAGACAGCAGTGGCTCagctccttccccagcccctagTCTCCATCCCTACAGAAAAGCTCCTAAACCAGCTCCAAGATGTGCACCAACCTCCTCAAGAGAAGCAAGAGCCACCCTGCAG TCAATCCCTGAAGAAAACGAAGTTGTCACCTTTTTCAAAAAGCGAAAAACCAG AGTACATTGGAGAAGCTCAAGTCCTCCGGATGCATTCAAGCCAGAACACAGAGGAGAAGACATCGAAGCCAAGGGCAGAGAGCTGA
- the TBATA gene encoding protein TBATA isoform X5 has translation MATDVQLAEYPLMSPKAKLKPEKKSGRKPRSPGNSRPQKELVIPGIVDFERIRQALRTPKPQTPGTYCFGRLSHHSFFSRHHPHPQHVTHIQGLTGKPVCVVRDSPAPLPESTVFSGCQMGMPTVSAPIGDPQSNRNPQLSSGPCPLLPEAWKKELKDLASRVAFFTKEDELKKKEQKEEEEEPLREQGAKYSAETGRLIPASTRAVGRRRSHQGQQSQSSGRDERVQAFALQDQELLVLELLCQILETDSLSAIQFWLLYAPPKEKDLALGLLQTAVAQLLPQPLVSIPTEKLLNQLQDVHQPPQEKQEPPCSQSLKKTKLSPFSKSEKPGKIPSSGSFGGLTKAHSGWISQGIPVNLEMSPCPRKLLISSIHSLIHIHSLTNIY, from the exons ATGGCTACAGATGTTCAATTGGCTGAATATCCACTGATGAG TCCAAAGGCTAAGCTGAAACCCGAGAAGAAGTCAGGACGCAAGCCAAGGAGCCCCGGGAACAGTCGGCCACAGAAAGAACTGGTGATCCCAGGGATTGTGGATTTCGAGCGGATCCGCCAGGCATTGAGGACCCCCaagccccaaactcctggcacCTACTGCTTTGGACGCCTCAGTCACCACTCCTTCTTCTCCCGGCACCACCCACACCCTCAGCATGTGACCCACATCCAAG GTCTCACCGGGAAGCCTGTTTGTGTCGTCAGGGACTCTCCAGCCCCCTTGCCTGAGTCAACTGTCTTTTCCGGCTGTCAAATGGGGATGCCAACCGTCTCTGCCCCCATTGGAGACCCACAGTCTAATCGGAACCCCCAGCTTTCTTCTG GACCTTGTCCCCTCCTCCCAGAAGCCTGGAAGAAGGAGTTGAAGGACCTGGCTTCCCGGGTGGCCTTCTTCACCAAGGAGGATGAGCTGAAGAAGAAAGAG cagaaggaggaggaggaggagcctcTGCGGGAGCAGGGCGCAAAGTACTCAGCGGAGACTGGGAGGCTCATCCCCGCTTCCACTCGGGCTGTTGGCCGCCGCAGATCCCACCAGGGCCAGCAGAGTCAGTCTTCCGGCAGAGATGAAAGAGTCCAGGCCTTCGCCCTTCAGGATCAGGAGCTGCTG GTCCTGGAGCTCCTGTGTCAGATCCTGGAAACAGACTCGCTAAGCGCGATCCAGTTCTGGCTGCTCTACGCTCCGCCCAAGG AAAAAGACCTTGCTCTGGGACTCCTGCAGACAGCAGTGGCTCagctccttccccagcccctagTCTCCATCCCTACAGAAAAGCTCCTAAACCAGCTCCAAGATGTGCACCAACCTCCTCAAGAGAAGCAAGAGCCACCCTGCAG TCAATCCCTGAAGAAAACGAAGTTGTCACCTTTTTCAAAAAGCGAAAAACCAGGTAAGATTCCAAGTAGTGGGTCATTTGGGGGGCTCACCAAGGCCCACTCTGGCTGGATTTCTCAGGGGATTCCAGTCAACTTGGAGATGAGTCCCTGCCCAAGAAAGCTGCTCATTTCCtctattcattcacttattcatattcattcattaacaaatatttattga